A stretch of the Papaver somniferum cultivar HN1 chromosome 6, ASM357369v1, whole genome shotgun sequence genome encodes the following:
- the LOC113290732 gene encoding uncharacterized protein LOC113290732, which produces MLFIDCTFLTGKFKGGLMVACGKTGNQVSLVDPLICVVDLIISVVDPIKIYPVAFGIVPHENCACWEWFLTNLKGIISEDRPLTIISDHVAILLKHLPLVFPKAFHSFCLYHMKGNVPVPNGKSMQTAVKLFEECYIALTKEKFYAAAKTMRNLKMDSVIDWMIKIPFQNWVAHAFLGEMFGENTSNIAESFDSMIKHDKRLPALELLDSIRAYVTKQNYKRKVESGKWTGKLIPRMQARLNKRVTDCRFYKFQRSSDKVFEVISPTGKHLVDLDAKTCT; this is translated from the exons ATGTTGTTTATTGATTGTACTTTCCTCACTGGGAAGTTTAAGGGCGGTCTTATGGTTGCTTGCGGAAAAACTGGTAACCAAG TTTCACTTGTTGATCCTCTAATATGTGTTGTTGATCTTATAATTtcagttgttgatcccataa AGATCTATCCAGTTGCATTTGGAATAGTTCCCCATGAAAATTGTGCCTGTTGGGAATGGTTCTTAACCAATTTGAAGGGTATTATAAGTGAAGACCGCCCACTGACCATCATATCAGACCATGTAGCTATCCTTTTGAAGCATCTCCCTCTTGTCTTTCCAAAAGCTTTCCATTCTTTCTGTTTGTACCACATGAAAGGTAATGTTCCTGTTCCAAATGGAAAGAGTATGCAAACTGCTGTGAAGCTTTTTGAAGAGTGCTACATTGCGTTAACAAAGGAGAAGTTTTATGCTGCTGCCAAGACTATGAGAAATCTGAAGATGGATTCAGTTATTGATTGGATGATAAAGATTCCGTTCCAGAACTGGGTTGCTCATGCGTTTCTAGGAGAAATGTTTGGTGAGAACACATCAAACATTGCTGAGAGTTTTGACAGTATGATTAAGCATGATAAGCGGCTTCCAGCACTTGAGCTTCTTGATTCTATTCGTGCATATGTAACGAAGCAGAACTACAAGAGGAAGGTGGAGTCTGGTAAGTGGACTGGAAAGCTTATTCCCCGGATGCAAGCTAGGCTCAATAAGAGGGTGACTGATTGCCGTTTTTACAAGTTCCAGAGATCAAGTGATAAAGTTTTTGAGGTCATTTCTCCTACTGGAAAGCACTTAGTCGACTTGGATGCTAAGACTTGCACTTGA